gaaagagacctgaggtaatgtttcctccctctcatgaactgattgctctttttgaaaaggcttggggaaatcctgacaagaaggtacaggtttccaaaagaattccggtggcatatccgtttcccctctggggacagggaaaagtcaaagccctatcacggctgtccaaaaaggtagcgcttccgtctcctgacacggcagccctaaaggatcctgcggatcataagcaggaaaatacactaaaatccatttatgtcactacaggttcgctactctggcctgccgttgcttcggcatgggtgagtagcgctattgaatagtgggcagataacttgtcatctgagatagatatcctggatagggatagcgtgcttttgactctgggtcatataagggacgctgcagcatatttaaaagaagctacaagggatattggccttttgggatcaagggccaattccatggcagtctcggctaggagggcattgtggattcatctatggaatgctgactctaagaagtctATGGAGTCTTTACCATTTAAcagtagtgtcttgtttggggacggcctcactgacctggtatctacggctaccgcgggtaagtcataatttttaccttatgttcctgcacaacaaaagaaaacgccccactatcagatgcagtcctttcggcccaataaaaaataaaaaggaggagggtcctccttcctcgctacgagaggaaggggaaaaaggtggcaagttcccaagaacagaagtcctctctggcttctaccagatccaccgcatgacgctggggctcctctgagggagtccacaccggtgggggcacatctcaaactcttcattCAGGTCTGGGCTCACCCAGCCCTGGATCCTTGTATATTAgatatagtaacccaagggtacaagttagagtttcaagacgtttcccctcaccgatttttcaaatcggccttgccagcttctcttctagaaagggaggtagtatgtgctgcaatactaaagctgtgtcaaaatcaagtcattgtcacggtacccccgtcacaacagggggaaggcttttattcgagcctgttcgtggtcccgaagccggatggctcagtcagaccgattctgaacctaaaatccttcaATTTCTATCTcacaaaattcaaattcaagatggaatctctccgagcagtgatctccagcctggaggagggggattttatggcgtcggtcgacataaaggatgcctacttacatgtccccatatatcctccacatcaggcttacctgaggtttgcggttcaggattgtcattaccaatttcagacgttgccgtttggtctgtccacggctcagagaattttcaccaaggttatggcagaaattatggttctcctgcgcaagcagggtgtcacaattatcccgtacttggacgatctcctcatgaaggccagatccaaggagcaattgcttaaaaacgttgcactctcactgactattctgcaacaacatggttggctcctaaacttgccaaaatcagagctggttccgacaacacggctgtcgttcctgggtatgagtctggatacagaattgcaaagagtttttcttccagaggaaaaagctctggaaatacagaacatggtgaaacagattctgaaaccggcaagagtgtcgattcttcaacgaggccatacagtttggcaggttccatgccagagtgtttcagtgggacctgttggacaagttttCCGGGTCTcaactggacatgcaccggaaaataatcctatcttccaggaccagaatcttctttctgtggtggctgcacggttctcacctcctggagggacgcaggttcgggattcaggattggatcctagtgaccacagatacaagtctccgaggctggggagcagtcacataggggagaaattttcagggaaaatggtcaagccaggaagcttgtctgcacataaacattctggaatttagggccatttacaacggcattctgcaagcggaacaaaatctttttcgcggtctgcccgtcttgattcagtcagacaacatgacagcagtggcgtacataaaccaccagggcggaataaAGAGCGGCGATGGCCACGAacgttcttcgctgggcagagagacatgcaagcgctctgtcagcagtcttcattccaggagtggacaactgggaagcagacttcctcagcagacacaatctccattcaggagagtggggtcttcatcaagaggtctttgcagaagtgacaagtcgttggggaattcctcaaatagatatgatggcgtctcgccttaacaagaagcttacaagatattgttccaggtcgagggaccctcaagcaatagcggtggacgccctagtgacaccataggtgtttccgtcggtctatgtgttcccttcacttcaactcattccaaaggtgataaagattataagaacaagaagggttcaggcgatactcattgttccagactggccaaagagggcctagtatccagatcttcaggagttgctcatagaagatccctggcttcttcctctacgggaggacctgttacaacaaggaccgtgcgtgtttcaagacttaccgcggctgtgtttgacggcatggcggttgaacgccaaatcctagcccgaaatggtattcccagtgaagttattcccacacttcttcaggttagaaaagaagtaacggcaaagcattaccaccgtatttggaggaaatatgtatcttggtgtgaatccaagaaggctcctacggaggattttcagctggggcgtttgctccattttttgcaagcaggtgtggatgcgggccttaagttgggctccattaaagtacaaatttcggccttattaatcttctttcagaaagaattggcctcccttccagaagttcaaaccttcgtgaacggcgtgctgcacatccaacctccatttgtgccccctgtggcaccgtgggatcttaatgtggtattgcaggttctgcaatctcattggttttaaCCTTTACGTAAGGCTGAGTTGaaattctttacttggaaagtggtcatgttgttggccttggcatctgcagggCGGTatctgaattggcagctttgtctcacaaaagcccctatttaatcttccatgctgatagagcagagttgagaactcgtcagcaatttctgccaaaagtggtttcataatttcatgtgaaccagcctattgtggcgccagtggctactgacgccttggcggaatcgaactgtctcgatgtggtcagagctttgaaaatctatgtcgccagaacggctcagattaggaaatcagacgctctgtttgtcctgtgggctcccaacaagattggggctcctgcttctaagcagactattgcgcgctggatctgttatacaatcattctatggcaggattgcagttaccgaaatcggtgaagacccattctaccagaaaggagggctcatcctgggcggctgcccgaggggtcttggcattacagctctgccgagccgctacttggtcaggatcaaacaaagtttttacaagtttgataccttggctgaggaggacctcttgtttggtcaatcggtgctgcagagtcatccgcactctcccgcccgttctagagctttggtataaaccccacggttcttgaagcatccccagcatcctctaggacgtatgagaatataggattttaatacctaccggtaaatccttttctctcagtccgtagaggatgctgggcgcccgtcccagtgcgggctgtatctgcagttgggttgtagttacgctcatgttgagttaagttcagtcagtctgtgactgatgttggtcatgccgttgcatgcattgttgctgaatgccatgttgtacggcgtgtttgaggtgtgagctggtaggtatctcaccttagttttgaaATAAttgaataaatccttttcctcaaaatgtccgtctccctgggcacagttcctataactggagtctggaggaggggcatagagggaggagccagttcacaccccttttaaagtcttaaagtgcccatgtctcctgcggatcccgtctatatcccatggttcttgaagcatccccagcatcctctacggactaagagaaaaggatttaccggtaggtattaaaatcctattaattcCCAGCCAGAAGGTTGCCAGGAAAGCATTGATAGAGGTGGCAAAGCTGATATATTGTGTTGAGAGAATTCTAAAGTCGCCTCACACATTCTGTGTAACAGGCAAGGCGAATACAGTGGACGAATAGCTGAGACAGAGGCAGAATGTTCCAAGGGACTGGTCCATACATCATGAAGTCTTCCAGCTACTGATAGAAAGATTCAGGCTTCTTCAAGTATCATTATGGTAACAAAGCAGAACACAACAGAACTTAGGTTTCTTTCTTGGCACCAAGTCCCAGGGGCAGAGAGAATAGATGTAGTAACAGTCTCCTGGGCGTTTCAGCTGCCCAGTGTCTTCCATCTGTTTCTCCTTGTTATAACTGGAAGATCTTCTTCTTTAAGGATCGACATCTCCTAAAGGTCTTCTGGCAGTGACCCGTGTACACTCAGGGTTGagactcgtagaactcaccagcaggtcttcttgcctataacagCTGTTTTTCCTATAAGATGGAATtgcctaccagtactgggatgctGCCAGGTCTAACGCCACTGGCAGCAGTACGAGCTCAACCCTGAGTGACCTAGATCAATGCTGGTGGATAGGAGTACTGGGAATACACTACAGAGCAGAGGTGGACAGGGCTAAGAGAAGGAAAACAATGGAGATGAGGCTGGAATTGAGGTACGAAACGAAAGGGAGAGACCAAACTGCGGGGAGAAATAAACAGAGGAGATAACGGGGAAAAAAACCTTACTGGGGAGCTGCCTCTGGACTGGGAGgattttctttctgctcggcagtgagaTGCCTTGGAACTATCTTCGCACagacttttgtcatgttaagatcttgatgcaaaagtTGCCCAACAGTTACTTTGCCAATGTtcaccatttctgctatcattcaaTGTAACTGGAATTTTTTAACTCTACTTTTTAAGCGTTTTTATCACACAAGAAAAAACACATCGGACCAGACGGCAGAAGCTCTGAGATTACGGCCAAACTCGTacgttgttttttttaaagcagcacacatttacaaggcaaaactaggttGGTTTTCCCGTGTAAAATGATTGCCGCTTTCAAAAAACCATATCAGTTCAGCTGGAAGCTTGGAGCTCCGGCAGTCTAGCACTACATTACATCCGGCCGATCATGTTTCCCCAACTCCTTTTAACTTgcgcagtatatatgtatatgtatatatatatatatatatatatatatatataagaaaacaaaccagcggcactcagggtcttgtggaatAGTCAATTTGTATTAAGGCATCAATGGAaaggacatcaacgtttcggggagttaaacccctttgtcaagatgtgacatcttgacaaaggggtttaactccccgaaacgttgatgtccttTCCATTGATGCCTTAATACAAATTGACTattccacaagaccctgagtgccgctggtttGTTTTCTTGTATCCTGATTGTATACGGAGGGCACCGGGGCAAACATTACTCATTTCAACAGGAGTGCCGGGCTgtatctacactatatatatatatatatatatatatatatatatatatatatatgtatatatattggccctcattccgagttgttcgctctgtatttttcatcgcatcgcaatgaaaatccgcttagtacgcatgcgcaataatcgcactgcgactgcgccaagtaatttaacaatgaagatagtatttttactcacggctttttcttcgctccggcgatcgtagtgtgattgacaggaaatgggtgttactgggcggaaacacggcgttttaggggcgtgtggttgaaaacgctaccgtttccagaaaaaacgcaggagtggtcggagaaacgggggagtggttgggcgaacgctgggtgtgtttgtgacgtcaaaccaggaacgacaagcactgaactgatcgcacaggcagagtaagtgtggagctactctaaaactgctaagtagtttgtgaacgcaatattgcgaatacatcggtcgcaattttaagaagctaagatacactcctagtaggcgtaggcttagcgtgtgtaactctgctaaattcgccttgcgaccgatcaactcggaatgagggcccttgtttttaaatagtcttgttatttaatagccacacctcgtatTTTTCTGTTTTCTCGCTCTTTTAGTTTTAAATGTATGCTTAGGAAATGTTTCATTATTATAAAGCTCATTTCAactgtagtaatcccacataaaCTTTCATTGCTGATTGAACTTCATTCCAAGCTttctagttgttgtttttttaaataaacataaaagcaatgcttGAAATACAGTACGGGTTACAATGTCAGAGTTATAAATTATGCCTTTCTAACATCATGGGTCTTGTCTGCCCATTTTATAGTAATTACACATTTTTGATCAGAAACTTTACAAGATTAAAATTGTTTCATGAAAATTCATATTTCCATAATTTTATTTCATTTTCAGAAGATGGACACAaaagcaggaacatctcagaaggacatctaatgttatccccggattgtgaaataaaagatgacagtagacaggattctccaggagataatcccataaccccaattatacatccatctcgatcagctgatccccctgattctGGGGAATGTTCTGTTGATCActctattggtgcatctgttactgctctgagagtagatacagtgtttccctgttctatagatgccaaatgttttacacagaacacaaagcctattacccatcagccagctaaggcaggtgagaggccattcccatgttctgagtgtgggaaatgttttacatacaaatcaaatCTTATTATACACGAGAGAATACATACAggcgagaaaccatttccatgttctgagtgtgggaaatgtttttcacacaaGTCAGCTCTGGTTaagcatcagagaactcacacaggtgagaaaccattttcctgttccgagtgtgggaaatgttttacacagatatCAAATCtaattaaacatcagagaagtcacacaggtgagaagccattttcctgttctgagtgtgggaaatgttttccatacaaatcatatcttgttatgcatgagagaatacatacaggtgagggccaactttcatgctctgggtgtgggaaatgttttacacacaaatctacTCTTGttgcacatgagagaagtcacacaggtgagaagccattttcgtgtcctgagtgtggtaaatgttttgcacggaaatcacaacttgtttcacatcaaaaaagtcacacaggtgagaagccatttccatgctctgaatgtgggaaatgttttacactaaaAACAGatgttgttaaacatcagcgaactcatacaggtgagaaaccattttcctgttctgagtgtgggaaatcttttacACAGATATCAAATCTAATTATGCATCAGAAaatacacaggtgagaagccattttctgttctgagtgggaaatgttttacagtgaaATCACATTTTTTCACACATGAGAAAAGTCATGAGTGTGAGAATTAAATCAGCTGTTGTGTACAATAAATATTGCacagtgaggaaccattttaatcttctggagtatactcatcatcacTATTGCCATGCAATGTTCCTATAGGttatatactatcccccatgcttttttgcagtatacatgctaccactgggtgaaataatcagacatcATGCCCTGGTCTACCACTGTATGCAGATGACCAGTCTTATGctctaggtactgagaacccaataccaatcctaaatgactatttagctgaactccaggagtagaTAGCCAGATGGgatggctgtgactcagtcttggtgaaacagaggtccttatgaagcTCTTTAACAAGGAACAcaactacagctttaccaaccaacTGAAATCACACTTGGGGTATCAGAATGTCAAACCACTGAACAGGTGTGGTATCTTGGTGTCCTAGTTTGTGGTTGAAACTTAAACTACCAGGTATCAGCCAAAATGAGAttttcattctttcatctgaggaacataaccagaaacaagcacttaattccctctgaagatctacctacagtgatACATGTATTTGTATCATTTCACTTAGACTACTGCAATGACATCTACCcgtgtctcccagcaaaagaattgcactgcttgcaGCTGGTACAGAATATAGCATCCAGACTGTTTCCTAACCATACTTGATCCTGCTACACAACACCCACTCTCTACTCCAGGCCTggccatgtagggctgggagagtcagtaagcagattatgtaatagagtcaccatcttacaggcagccggtgaagggagtagtgcaggcctggccagcctgtggctctccagctgttgtgaaactacatgtcaAGACATGCACTGccgcagttttagcattccctaataacaaaactggcagggcatgctgggatttgtagtttcacaacagctggagagccacaggttgacaaggccggtgactctattacataatctgcttactgactctcccagccctacatgaccagggtccaaggtaccagaaGAATCTTCTTCCTCCTTACccctggttacttccatctgcagataaAAGACTTATCAGCAGTACCATGAAACTCCCATAATTCCTTTGAGGGTTGATCTGTTAGCATTGCATCCCCGACCATGGAACTTGCTGCCTCGCACAGCCCAAAAGGCCTCCACTCTGGAGACCACAAACAGGCTGATGACTGTGACTCATGTGTTTCATTAATGTTTCTTctgttcctaaataatacatcccacatGCTGAGGTCTTTATTCTGTTCTACTTATTGTGTATCTTGTgctctgtgtaaatgtgaatgtaaaGCTCTGTGAGTGGTATTGGGAGGAAAGtgctgtataagtaacattattactggtgagaatgacaggagtcagatctagttacaccatacgttacatatacagaaggggaaatgtataagtaacattattactggtgagaatgacaggagtcagatctagttacaccatacattccatatacagaaggggaaatgtataagtaacattattactggtgagaatgacaggagtcagatctagttacaccatacattccatatacagaaggggaaatgtataagtaacattattactggtgaaaatgacaggagtcagatctagttacaccatacgttacatatacagaaggggaaatgtataagtaacattattactggtgagaatgacagaagtcagatctagttacactatatgttacatacacagaaggggaaatgtataagtgacattattactggtgagaatgacaggagtcagatctagttacaccatacattacatatacagaaggggaaatgtataagtaacattattactggtgagaatgacaggagtcagatctagttacaccatacattacatatacagaaggggaaatgtataagtaacatttttactggtgagaatgacaggagtcagatctagttacactatatgttacatacacagaaggggaaatgtataagtaacattattactggtgagaatgacaggagtcagatctagttacactatatgttacatacacagaaggggaaatgtataagtaacattattactggtgagaatgacagaagtcagatctagttacaccaggggtgggcaattatttcagctggggggccgcttaacacttcctgcgaatattcgagggccacatacaaaatatcttgtatatacaatatcacAAAAATGCTTTTAGATtttgattaaaaaatattttattatacgaagcaaacagaataagaaaatgaacactgatacaatatagaacacagtaaatgtctaggtaggagtaaaaggaacagaaatggaggaagaggaggagaagacagaaaacaagagagagaaaaaataacaaACACTCAAGCCTTCGTACAATCAAGTGGAGtgttcgtttaaaaaaaaaaaactaacaatcaaaggtggaattaacaattacataaaagagagtcagtgagatgattgaaacctctgatgcgcattaaccagagaagcgaagtcaggcatcatctctgttgttgcaatccgaagcacagctgcaaggtgctcatcattcatggaagatctgtgttttgacttgttaaattttatcacagaaaatgcctgctcgcatatgtaggttgaaccaaatagcacaagcatcttccgcgcatgagccttgatctttggaaagttttgaccattgagagaggcataaaaccgtggaagaggttctgatttgaattgctctttaagcaaagcatcacactgcaggtcaataagctcaagttgaagatcacaaggagcattgtcgacatcaaatgtgaaaggtgaggagaccaaagataaatctttttctattgttttgaaaTCATTGAGTCTCCGTGAAAACTCCTCATGTAAATCGAGTACTGATGATGCATATTTttccagattttcatctgaaacagcAACTTGATGCAAAGTGCAGAAATGAGTGAACTGCTTGTTCCTTAAATGACGGGAGAAAAGCAGCAATTTGATCATAAATGACTTCACACTGAAATGCAGATCATGAGCAAAAAGCCCCTTCCCTTGCAATCTTAGATTTAATTCATTcatgtggcccataacatcaacatCAAATGCGAAATCAGATAGCCAATCCTTATTTTTCAGCTGGGGAAAATCGGGCTCTTTTCCTTTGATGTTCAGAAACACCCCAATCTGCTCTCTCAGCTCCCACACTCTTTTCAAAACATTCCCCAAGCTAAGCCATCTCACATTGGTATGATAcaggatatctgtgtgctcagcttcagtctcctctagcagagctacaaattgtctgatttaatcctcttgcgcgaatgtagttgaccacttttgtaactgtgtccacaacgttgcttaattttagaacacttttacaaaggacctcttgatgtatgatgcaatgtagaaagacaattttaaggtctggattcttttcactgacttggtcttgaattctttttagcaatccaatattttttccttgttagattggggcttccgtcagttgtcacaccagccaatttttcccactccactccaagtttggatacacactgatttacagcctccaataaatcctttccagttgttgtatctttcatggactgcattgatgccagtttttctgtaatatcaaaattttcattgatacctcgaatgaaaatcatcaactgggctgtgtctttgacatcacaactttcatccagtgctaacgcaaaatatgacatattgttgactttcttttttaattgcagttccatattctcggatatgtcctcgatgcgcctcacaacagttcgccgtgacaagctaatattttcaaacatttttttctctgacgtcctagtggatgctgggaactccgtaaggaccatggggaatagcggctccgcaggagtctgggcacatctaaagaaagctttaggatcacctggtgtgcactggctcctccccctatgaccctcctccaagcctcagttagatttctgtgcccgacgagaagggtgcacactaggggctctcctgagctctttgtgaaagttttagtttaggtttattattttcagtgagacctgctggcaacaggctcactgcaacgagggacttaggggagaagaagtgaactcacctgcgtgcaggatggattggcttcttaggctactggacactagctccagagggacgatcacaggtacagcctggatgggtcaccggagccgcgccgccgacccccttgcagatgctgaagaatgaagaggtccagaaatcggcggctgaagacttctcagtcttcatgaggtagcgcacagcactgcagctgtgcgccattgctctcagcacacttcacaccaacggtcactgagggtgcagggcgctggggggggggcaccctgggcagcaatgaaagtacctatgctggctaaaaatacatcacatatagcctctggggctatatggatgtatttaacccctgccaggttatcagaaaaacgggagaagaagcccgccgaaaagggggcggggcctattctcctcagcacacagcgccattttccctcacagaactgctggtgggaaggctcccaggctctcccctgcactgcactacagaaacagggttaaaacagagagggggggcacttatttggcgatattattacatattaagatgctataagggaaaacacttatataaggttgtccctgtataattatagcgttttggtgtgtgctggcaaactctccctctgtctccccaaagggctagtggagtcctgtcctctatcagagcattccctgtgtgtgtgctgtgtgtcggtacgtttgtgtcgacatgtatgaggagaaaaatgaggaggagacggagtagagtgtctgtaatagtgttgtcaccccctagggggtcgacacctgagtggatgtactgttgaaattgcgtgacagtgtcagctttgtataaaagacagtggttgacatgagacagccggctactcagcttgtgcatgtccagacgtctcatacaggggctctaaagcgcccgttacctcagatacagatgccgacacggatactgactcctgtgtcgacggtgaagagacaaccgtgatttctaatatggccacacattgcatgattgaggcaatggaaaaagtttactcttttctgataatatgaataccaccaaaaaaggggtattatgtttggtgaggaaaaacttcctgtagttttcctgaatctgagaaataaaatgaggtgtgtgatgatgcgtgggtttccccccgataacaattgataatttctaaaaagttattggcagtataccttttcccgccagaggttagggtgcgttgggaaacaccccctaggggggataaggcgctcacacgcttgtaagaacaagggctctaccttctcttgagatggccgcccttaaggatcctgctgatagaaagcaggagggtatcctaaaatgtatttacacacatactggtgttatactgcgaccagcaatcgcctcagcctggatgtgcagtgctgggttggcgtggtcggattccctgactggaaatatgatatcctagataaggacagtatattattgcctatagagcaattaaaagatgcatttctatatatgcatgatgcacagcggaatatttgccgactggcatcaagtataagtgtgttgtccaattataccagtaaagtggtcaggtgatgcggattccaaacggcatttggaagtattgccttaaaaaaggggatgtaccccaggtcgcctctcaaaataagacgccgtattatcaggcgcagtcctgg
This Pseudophryne corroboree isolate aPseCor3 chromosome 3 unlocalized genomic scaffold, aPseCor3.hap2 SUPER_3_unloc_1, whole genome shotgun sequence DNA region includes the following protein-coding sequences:
- the LOC134983119 gene encoding zinc finger protein 436-like isoform X1, whose amino-acid sequence is MDKDRSHRTKRIIKITLEIIYLLTGEDYTVVKKTSGECETPSSRHPHVSGGLIRTQSPITVPPLHTLIHDTDNDQKILDLIIKIIQLLTGEVPIRCQDVTVYVSMQEGEYIEEHRALYRDVMMENHRPLTSPGKRRLSCIVQGRADGPSNRDTPERCPHPLYSQDCTEENHRIPQEDQTENLTNVKAEDIEGEEETYVTDIKAEDLEGEETYVTDIKAEHTEGEEETYVTYIKAEDIDKEGETYVRSDQQCKEEEIPTDISAEDGHKSRNISEGHLMLSPDCEIKDDSRQDSPGDNPITPIIHPSRSADPPDSGECSVDHSIGASVTALRVDTVFPCSIDAKCFTQNTKPITHQPAKAGERPFPCSECGKCFTYKSNLIIHERIHTGEKPFPCSECGKCFSHKSALVKHQRTHTGEKPFSCSECGKCFTQISNLIKHQRSHTGEKPFSCSECGKCFPYKSYLVMHERIHTGEGQLSCSGCGKCFTHKSTLVAHERSHTGEKPFSCPECGKCFARKSQLVSHQKSHTGEKPFPCSECGKCFTLKTDVVKHQRTHTGEKPFSCSECGKSFTQISNLIMHQKIHR
- the LOC134983119 gene encoding oocyte zinc finger protein XlCOF8.4-like isoform X3, with the protein product MDKDRSHRTKRIIKITLEIIYLLTGEDYTVVKKTSGECETPSSRHPHVSGGLIRTQSPITVPPLHTLIHDTDNDQKILDLIIKIIQLLTGEVPIRCQDVTVYVSMQEGEYIEEHRALYRDVMMENHRPLTSPDGPSNRDTPERCPHPLYSQDCTEENHRIPQEDQTENLTNVKAEDIEGEEETYVTDIKAEDLEGEETYVTDIKAEHTEGEEETYVTYIKAEDIDKEGETYVRSDQQCKEEEIPTDISAEDGHKSRNISEGHLMLSPDCEIKDDSRQDSPGDNPITPIIHPSRSADPPDSGECSVDHSIGASVTALRVDTVFPCSIDAKCFTQNTKPITHQPAKAGERPFPCSECGKCFTYKSNLIIHERIHTGEKPFPCSECGKCFSHKSALVKHQRTHTGEKPFSCSECGKCFTQISNLIKHQRSHTGEKPFSCSECGKCFPYKSYLVMHERIHTGEGQLSCSGCGKCFTHKSTLVAHERSHTGEKPFSCPECGKCFARKSQLVSHQKSHTGEKPFPCSECGKCFTLKTDVVKHQRTHTGEKPFSCSECGKSFTQISNLIMHQKIHR
- the LOC134983119 gene encoding oocyte zinc finger protein XlCOF7.1-like isoform X4, with protein sequence MDKDRSHRTKRIIKITLEIIYLLTGEDYTVVKKTSGECETPSSRHPHVSGGLIRTQSPITVPPLHTLIHDTDNDQKILDLIIKIIQLLTGEEGEYIEEHRALYRDVMMENHRPLTSPGKRRLSCIVQGRADGPSNRDTPERCPHPLYSQDCTEENHRIPQEDQTENLTNVKAEDIEGEEETYVTDIKAEDLEGEETYVTDIKAEHTEGEEETYVTYIKAEDIDKEGETYVRSDQQCKEEEIPTDISAEDGHKSRNISEGHLMLSPDCEIKDDSRQDSPGDNPITPIIHPSRSADPPDSGECSVDHSIGASVTALRVDTVFPCSIDAKCFTQNTKPITHQPAKAGERPFPCSECGKCFTYKSNLIIHERIHTGEKPFPCSECGKCFSHKSALVKHQRTHTGEKPFSCSECGKCFTQISNLIKHQRSHTGEKPFSCSECGKCFPYKSYLVMHERIHTGEGQLSCSGCGKCFTHKSTLVAHERSHTGEKPFSCPECGKCFARKSQLVSHQKSHTGEKPFPCSECGKCFTLKTDVVKHQRTHTGEKPFSCSECGKSFTQISNLIMHQKIHR